In Engraulis encrasicolus isolate BLACKSEA-1 chromosome 2, IST_EnEncr_1.0, whole genome shotgun sequence, the sequence gaatcgatccggcaatttttttaagtttcaatttcttccatggatatttcgggagcaaatgaacgttaaattaaataaaagcacttcaaaacattgcaagactgatacagactgagacagattgatacagaaaacagccaataaattgttgctcagtatctgactacttgtattgcctcatgactgattaaacatttgtttgctttcagtagaaatgtaatgcattgcaatgcattgtagaattgagtcggatcggatcggatcacatagaatcgaatcgaatcgaatcgctacctcccgaatcgagatcgaatcggatcgtgagggcagtgccgatccacaccactaacatgTAGATATGCAAATTCACGCAAGTctgccacaatgtgtgtgtgtgtgtgtgtgtgtgtgtgtgtgtgtgtgtgtgtgtgtgtgtgtgtgtgtgtgtgtgtgtgtgtgtgtgtgtgcgtgcgtgcgtgcgtgcgtgcgtgcgtgcgtgcgtgcgtgcgtgcgtgcgtgcgtgcgtgcgtgcgtgcgtgcgtgcgtgcgggcgggcgggcgtgcgtgcgtgcgtgcgtgcgtgcgggcgggtgggcgtgcgtgtgtgtgtgcgtcttctgtttctcttttttatgtCTTTCTCTGTTTGAATGTGTCTTGTCCTTTGTAGCTGTCTATGCATGTAAGTCTATTAAATCAAGTGTATGGAAGCAAagcatgtttaaagggacacaatGTAGGATTATGTGGCCATACCATGCCTGTCTCTAAATCTACACGCCAGGAAAAAATGCTGTGTACCTAAGCtttctgtgagaatgtttttcatcccaCAGTGCCATCAGTCAATAGTGcctacaaatgtgaatatgtctggTGGTACGTAAAGGGATTTTTTTCATTTGAGAGGCTTTTCCCCCAATGTTCATTCGGGTCGGTCAGCTAAAAGTTAcattcagggttttctgacagcaggCCGCTAAAATGGCCaggagagtcatcgttcacttactaatgactcaaataagcgtCGGCTGAGtttaacttttaatcctacatagtgtTCCTTTAAGTATGGAATGTTTTAATATAatctctcatgtgaaagttcTAATCCAACACCATTTTTAACAGCTGAAGCAACCTTGAAACGCCGGAGGTGACGATGACGGACCCAAAGGACCAGCTGTTTTCTACTTACTGATTCCAAGTTTTATACACTGAGGAGATGCCCATAGTTTACTTTTTTTAATGGCAGCATGTAAATAGAGACTGTTTTTATAATATATTTTGGACGTGTTCTGTGCTTTTTTTTTAACTGACAGAGGGTGGTGTTGGGACTGAATAAAGCATTTCATAATTTTCAAAATATCATAATTCCTCGctattttttattgttatttttttaaagatgctAAATGTAATGAATGCCGGTGTTAGAGGCCTAGCACAATTTTTTGGTACCCATTCTATTGAGCCCATGCAGCTTTTCtaatctatgtaggcctacaactataAGCAGAGACACACTTCCCAGCTTCAGATACGGTAATAACAGTTCTGGGGGGAAAAACATAACTTCGTAGAAAATTCTCTGAATTGCCTAGAAAGGCTATATCAGCTTCTAGTGTCAAGTCAAGTGGAGACATTTTTTTCTTGCTCTTAAAATACTGTCTCTGTTGAATAGAGAGCACACAGAAGAGATGCTCAGGACTAGGTCTGCACTTCAGACACTCACTGGTCATGAGACTTTTTTTTTCCTTACTCCAAGCCGGTAGACGGCGCTGTACTTAGACTGTTTTGTACAAGGATGTCAGTCTTTCCCATGCTTTTCATTGACAATTGTGAGTCCTTTTTGTCCATTTGTACATGCCGTAGTTGCCGGTTGTTGGAGGTCAGCCGTGGGAGGTGTGCGCTAGAAATGTGCAACGCAGAATGTTATGAAATGGAAATTACCATGATGGACAATCTTTGCATTTTACACCCGCTTATGTATAAATCTTGTATTTGTGTTGAGAAGTAACCGGAAACCGCTGAATACAAGGAGTTTCCCTCACAAGAGCGAAGAGGATAATCTCTGTCCGTTTTGTCCTGACGATAGCTGCACTCTACGCGAGGACAGCCCTGCGCGCCGCTTGTTGGACAAGGTTTTGGTTGGAACCGCGCAGGCCTGTCAATCGGCAAACTGCCCCGCATTGTTGGGGCAGGAATTAGATGATTTCACATTTCATCAAATGCTCTTATTTTACCTGGGGTTGAAAACGCAGCAATGAGGAAAGACGTACGGATATTGCTGGTCGGGGAACGTGAGTATTTTTTAAGTAATTCATTATCCTGACTGGCTAGCAACGTTTTGTAGAAGCTTCGGTCAATGACCCAGTGATAGTCCTTGATAGACAAATAGCTAACGTTAGCTGCCTCAGCTGTCTAAAATATAACAGCAGACCATGTAACATCACCTGCCAGCATGCATGGCTACACTATTTGTGACCTGCAAATTATGAAAGGAGGGGGAGACAGTAAGTAGGGACAGCTTCTGcggttttttttaataaaatggcGCAAAGCGACACTGAATTCTGAGTTTAATATCTCCTACATGTCTGGTTGTTCCAGTATGAACTAGCAACACTGTGGATGTCATTGGCGGGGTGCAGAATATTTTAATTCCAATATGAAAATGTGAATTATGCGCGTTCAAAAATGCAAACGGAGTCTTGTTAGCACATTGGCTGATGTGTCAAAATCTTGAATGTAGCTTTCAGGGGAAAGTTGTCTGTTGCTAAGACCCATTTCAGTTCATATGTTTAACGGTAAATGAGGTGATCAATACATTGTTCAGCCTGACTGATATGTATAGTATGTTACATTTATGGCATCAGCAGATCCATTTGACCTGCATGCTAGCTAAAAGGAGCAGGCGTTTGTTGACTTCAGTTTATTGTAAGCAAGCATCCTCTAGCTGTGCGCTGTGTTGTCAGTTGTGTGCGAATCATTTGAGTCTTTCCCAATTTGATtggttgtataggcctacacattatttTGGTTCGTTATTGACTGCATTCATAAGAAACAGCGGTGAAGACCGTGTATTATCACAGACCACCGCTGGTGCCGCAGAGTCGCTACGAGTGTGTGTTGTGCTGGCTTGTGTTTATCAGCACTATTTTTATATCGGTTTTGGTGACGATGCTGTCTGGCCTACATACTGTTGCTCGCTTCACTTTTCAGCTGCCAGTGTGTTCCCACTGGGCCGCCAAACTTGTACGTGTGCGACGTGTCCAATATTCGCTGTCAAAGTTGAAGGCACCTAAAGTGTGTGTGACCTTTTGcagattcccagattcacgctcccatctcattacactcccatttcatctcgctcccactagccagactaacggtaccaccgccatattacggagccagttatcttgttgatgttagttttttgtttctaaccctaaccctaaacctaaccctaaccttaaccctaaccctaaacctaaccctaaccctaaccctaaacctaaacctaaacctaaccctaaattgcttgtatgtggcagtatatgataatacgtgaaatataatcgggtggggaccgcaagtccgggagtgatagaaacaccggggaccgcacgtccgggagcgaactccgttgggagtctcagtctgtatgcccaTTTTGCATACCTAAAGAAGACGCCTGGATGTGACTGTTGTTTGGAAATGAGCACGTTCTGTTGCGCGTACGGCCTTTCACACTCATTTTCTTTGTGTATAAtggccagaggtggaaagagtacagaaaatgtgtactcaagtaaaagtatctttactttgcctaaattctactcaagtgcaagtaaaagtacctatctaaaaatccactcaagtaaaagttaaaaagtacttcacttaaaatgtaatttgagtaaaagtacttagttacttttaattagctttcctcttgagaatgtcatgtttatttttcttgaatatcgtcctccataacctctatctcttgcttggcaccagccatgatccaatacattgatacaagatagtaaaatagtggaaatgctgtgtgccatcctgcacaatctttcatttacggcggattgtggcattattgtgcatggcattttgtctctcagtcatttttttttactcagtactcaggccaggttccagtgtaattgagtaaagtacttgggtcaaaatgtactcaagtacaagtaaaagtattgatttaaaaaattacttaaaaagtacaaagtattcataaaagctactcaagtacaatattgagtaaaagtatttagttacttttccacccctgataATGGCAATGTGTTGCTCATTCCTAGTGATACACATAGATGATGCATTCAGTCACACGGCATTTAAAATGTTACAAACCCGCTACAAACACTTGACCAAGCTATATGGCTTTGGCTGCTTTGCCCTCCTGTGGGTTACCTGACCTTTAAGCACCCCGTTCCTCTCACTCTGCCAGTCACAACATTAGCAAGGTAATGAGGCTTCTTTGAACAATGTCCCCGGGTTCCAATAGTACATTCAGTTATCGCTCATAATGATTTGTTGTTAATTTTTCTTTACAGCCAAAGTGGGGAAGACATCACTGATCATGTCTTTGGTCAGTGAGGAGTTCCCTGATGAGGTGAGACATCTCGGATTATAGACCTGTTTACTCCGGTCATCCTTCAACATTGTCTTTTGTAGTGGATGCTGAGAGCCATTTTCCATCCTCCTTATGCAAGTGTTCTGCACCCCCTGTCTCAGGTTCCACGCCGTGCTGAGGAGATCACCATTCCAGCTGATGTCACACCAGAGAGAGTGCCCACACACATAGTAGACTATTCAGGTAACGATGCTTGCGTGTAATGGACTTGGAATAATATCAAGTTCACGTTTTAATCCTTAATCTCTAATATATCTGATGGATGATAAGCAGGGCACATTATTCCGGTCCATGACACAGCTTTGTGTATTTTTGAGATTTAGTTCATTTTTTGTCGTTTTCAGAAGCTGAGCAGTCAGAAGAAGAGTTGTACCAAGAAATAACCAAGGTGGGTCATATTTCCGTATTTTTATTAAGCATGACCGCTATGCAAAATTAGCTGTGTGGACTACTCAGTGATGATGTGTTTTTTACAGGCCAATGTAATATGCATCGTCTACTCGGTCAACAACAAGAAGTCCATTGAGAAGGTAGGTTATGTAAAATGGTCTTCTGATACTGCATGCTTACTACTACTGCATACATTTGATACAGAGAGCATTTGACCTATAACTACGGCCTATATCATCCACAGGTGACAAGCCATTGGATTCCCCTCATCAATGACAGGACAGATAAGGACAGCAGGTGGGTGTTCCAGATTTTGAATTTGGAACGGAGGATtagctcctgtctctctctctctctctctctctctctctctctctctctctctctctctctctctctctctctcacaggcacgcgttctgtctctctctctctgtctgacttaaACTTTCCCTGTCTGGACCCccatatctctcgctctctctcgctctctcacccaGCCTGTAAGTGTTTGAGAACAAGAGGGTGGACTCTCAGAGCTATTTGAGAATAGCCACTGGTGTTGGGCTATTTATAGCTACCTCAATTTGTTTCTGACTATACACTGACACTTGAAATATTGCACCACTTTACCTGGGTGGTAAACCTACCCCAGTTGGTTCACTGTTGGCTTTTCTGTTAGATGTGCATTTTTGTACTTCCTCCCTCGTGATCTGAAAGTTAAGTACATCTGTACTGTATTTCTGAATGAGATTCTGCTGGCTGGTCAGGTTGTATTTGTGCCTGGCCTGGTATCCAGGCAGCATGTTGGATATGTAAGCTCTATGCATGTTGTGTAGGTCATTCAGGCCTGGTTGACAACACGATTGTTTTATTGTCGAGGAGCATATAGATATGCCAATCACTTCCTGTCCCTGAAAGCTGATGCCCGCCACATAAAAAGCACACATGTTGTCATTGTCATGTGATGGCGTCCTGCCTCTGAGCAGCCAGCCACAAGTCACACCTTAACAACCAGGCCTATTTCTGTTGAAACATGTCCTGTAGAGGGCAGATGTTGTAGCCAAAAGGGGTAAGGGCTGCTATATCTTGGTAGaacgttaaaaaaaaacctaagaagGTAACGGAAAATGAACTAAGAGCGCCTTGAACTTTTATCTCATCTACACATGCATCTCTGCGTACTGTAGAGACCTATTTCAGTCAGCCATATCATTCTTTGATCTGCTTTGTAAAGTACACATGACCTAAAGAAAGACTGACATCAGCTATTCCTTCAGTCCCTCTTTTTTTGAATGCTCAGACATTCTgaaacgtttcttttttttttcttcaggacTGAAGCCAGCGAAGCaacatgtgtttacatgtgtgctgTTAATCTCCCTTTCTAAATGCCCTCTATTTGTGACAGAAATGAAGCAACCTACTGTAtctgtgcagtaatccatccataCTAACTCAATGTTCTCTGTCTACCTCAACCTTTTGGCAGGGTGCCTCTGATCCTGGTGGGCAACAAGTCGGACCTGGTGGAGCACAGCAGCATGGAGACCATCCTGCCCATCATGAACCAGTACTCCGACATCGAGACCTGCGTGGAGGTGAGCCCAGTCGTAGACATTAGCACCGTACTGTGGGGAGAAGGGTCAGAGCTTGCTACCTTCTCATCGCAATGACTGGGCAAGGCCAGCTCACTTTTCTGTGGTGGATGCATTTGTGTTTGTTAGTTTTTGTGCTTTTGGGGTGCCTGAATTTCCTTGCAGCATATGTAGAAACATCATCCATAGGGGAGAGGTGGACAAACTGAATTTAGAGAGGAACTGTCAAGCCATGTTCTTCTTCTGCCTGTTCTATCAACACTGGTGATTCCACTGATCATCTCATCTGCCTTAGGGAGCAGCAGGAGTTTACTTGTACTTTCTAAACccagaaaatctctctctctttatgggcTGATCAGCACTTGGCACCTACTTCATGGCACCAGCGCTGGGCCTGTGGTCGTGTTTGTGAGAGAAGAATTGTTTTCCCCTTAGTCTGTATTTTGGGTGCCCCAGTTTACTTTGCTGCGTTTGCAGAAACATTAATCTAGTACCACTGACGTTGCTCAGCTCAATAACTGTAATCGGATTCCTTCACGAAAGGAGAGATCTGATCTCTACCAGTAGCAGCGCAATATTGGTTCCATTTTGGAAGCATTGTTGATGGCGACAATcataatgatttttttaaatcattgctACTAAAATATTCAGACAGCTTCATATCATAGCATAGGATCCTCATTTCCAACTTGGGGGTTATCTCTGTGTTTCCTACACCTAAACAGTACTGTACGACGGCGTACCAGGGAACACCTGGTGTTCCGCCAACTTGGGGTGTCATGTGACCTGGGCACCAGTGCGGGCGTGCGGATCGGCAGGGAGGCTAGGGCGGCACGCCCCGGTgccacgcgcgcccacacacatgcacacagacacaaacgtgtCATGTAACAGGGTGCCGCATGGCGTCTAGCCCAGTAGGGGGGAGATCAATATCAACcagcccctccacccccccatccctGCCCCTGGAGAGCACAGGTTTAACATGGTTGGCTACACGCCCCGGCATTCTCTGAAGAGCAGGGCAAGGAAGCGCTGGctctttctgtaggcctactgggtaGCTAACTTTTAACCAGAATAATTTGGCTAAAAAAGACTTAGATCAGCAGATCTGATCCAACACTGCAATAGGTCACTGTTTGGCAATGCACACTCAAGTCTGTCAGAACAATGCTGCCGTTTCTTTTCTTTTGCCTTTTATTTAGAATTAAAACCCTCAGTGATTGTGTAACTGCTCAACCTCTGTCAGTAACGTGCTTCTCATGTGTAAATCTCTATTTGTGTTCTATTAGTGTTCAGCAAAGAACCTAAAGAACATCTCCGAGTTGTTCTACTATGCCCAGAAGGCAGTTCTCCACCCCACTGGACCCCTGTACTGTCCTGAGGACAAAGAGGTGAGCTACAACCTACAACCGCAGCAATCTAATGAAGACACACAAAGTGGTGTCTCAACATGCCAGAATCCATACTACTACTGATGGGTCATTGAACAATGGGAACAATGGATGGAACTTCTATTCACTTTTCAATTTTTATGTGTTCCTCTGTATTGACAGATGAAGCCGTCATGCATCAAGGCCCTCACACGCATTTTCAAAGTGTCCGACCTGGACAATGACGGGATCCTCAATGACAACGAGCTGAATTTCTTCCAGGTGCGAGAACATTGTAGTTGGCAGGCTACCCTGAGGCTGGCTCTGGGTGTACAGTACACAGCAGTCAAAGTCTTTCCTGATCCACCATCATGCAAACACACTTGCTAGAAGCAATGTTTTCCATTCTGATCCTCCCCTGGAGATGTTGCTATGTAACAGTGTAGCATTATTTAGAGACTGAGTCAAGGAGGAAGTTTCGAATCCTCAGGGGGGAACTTGACATTGAGACCTCAATACCTGTATTGTTGTTGAACAGAACCGAAATAACACAGCAAGGCCACAGTGGTATTGAGAGCGGAAGCATTACAGAATTCACTCATCATAcatttacacattacacatacattacagccaggggccctaaattaacttttttcatcaccagccaaaatggctagaagatgGTAATCTCAATAGCCAAATACACACTTACTaaagggtcaaagtggctagtaagttgatcttttctaccagccaaactgaaatgtcaccagcagtTGGCTGGTATTAGAGCCCTGCAGCCACATAGGTCTATAAACTGTATGTAGCCTGACTAGTTCATCTAAAAGACCTATGGAAAGGCTGAAACGGAAATGAATTGCACAATGAGTCAAATGCTGTCAACTATTTTTACTATAGCATGGAGTAAAGCGGGTGTCATTCTGCAATAGTCTGTGggaggttgtgttgtgttgtgattgtCTGCCATGACTCACTTTATCTCATGCCTCGATCTGCAGAGGACGTGTTTCAACATCCCTCTGGCCGCCCAAGCTCTGGAGGACGTGAAGAACGTCGTGAGGAAGAACATCACAGAAGGAGTCAAGGACAATGGCCTCACACTCAAAGGTAGGTAGTCTCATAATTGATGCCTTCGATTGTGCCACTAggttctgtattttgtttttacatGGTCCTTTCAGGCACTTTTAGGTCCCAAATAAGTTATTTAGTTGCAGGTAGAATGGACATCATATGGAAACTTCAGAAGTGTAGTTTGCGAGAAACTAAAGGTTTTACAGTTTGTTTATCAGGTTGAAATCTTTAAATTGCCCTAAttacatgtgttcatgtgtttaccttcctctctctatcctgtgTCCAGGTTTCCTCTTCCTGCACACGCTGTTCATCCAGAGGGGCCGGCATGAGACCACCTGGACTGTCCTGCGCAGGTTTGGCTACGATGACGACCTGGAGCTCACACAGGAGTACCTGTTCCCCCTGTGAGTCCCAGACATTGctgtttcatttttttcaagtTGTGTGATGCAGTCTTCTGAGTTGTATGGCCATGGTATTGTAGTTTTATGACATGCAAAAGTACAGTATGGGtcctctgggtttttttttcaactgccTTGATGTCTCAGTCAACTCCACTTTAAGTAGACACCATTCGTACAACGTTTTAAAACATCAGAGCCATTTACGGTCGATGCAAAGTGCAACGATTTTTTGTTTGCATCTGGGCCTTCCTCTGGCGGTGAACCGTTCTTTAAGTTCTAGAGCTGCTAAAGTATTTTCCTCGAAGAGTTGTGGAAGTGTGTGTTACATTAAAGCtgttgtcttttttgtctttccagGTTGAAAATTCCTCCAGACTGTACCACAGAGCTGAACCACAATGCCTACCTGTTTCTGCAGGGTGTCTTTGATAAGCATGACAAAGTGAGTCTATCATGAATAGTCTCAGACTGTTGATCTGTTTAGGCCTGAAATCTAAGAAAAAACTAAGCCATAATAACTGATAAATGTCAGAAGTAGTTATAGCTGTCTAGTAATTGGCCGAAAGAATTAACATCTAattcagttgtttatttattcatcccAAAGAGAATTAAGGATTATTATTGAGAATTTTATGAATTATGAAtctattttatttatagattttatAAGCCTCTCTCATCCAGCTTTCTCTGTAGATGATTAGTTGGCTCATTGGGacgtgtgtgtgaaggaggatGAGCCATTTCCTGAGATGTTTGCTGTGTTGCAGGACCGGGACTGCGCCCTGTCACCTGACGAGCTGAAAGACCTGTTCAAAGTCTTCCCATACATGCCCTGGGGCCCAGACGTCAACAACACGGTCTGCACCAACGAGCAGGGCTGGATCACCTACCAGGGATACCTGTCACAGTGGACGTGAGTACTGAGCTCCGTAAAGAGCAGTCAATATCATATTGAGGTGTTCAGAGTAATGCGTCTCTTACCAAACTGTCATCCACGAAAAGACTAATGATATCTGTGTATTGACATGCCTTTATTATTATCCATCAGGCTAACGACGTACCTGGATGTGCAGAGGTGCTTGGAGTACATGGGCTACCTTGGCTACTCCATCATCAGCGAGCAGGAGTCTCAGGCTGCAGCCATTAccggtaatttaaaaaaaaacatccgctTGACTCAATAAAACACAACTATGTACACTGGTTTCCATTTAGATTGCATTGAAAGCAgccctgaaaaatgagaaaaggtcgcaccatgcataggttttttttattattacacagactcgtttcagcacactgaggaaggcagaacgccgaaacgtgtctgtgtaataataaaaaacctatgCATGATACGACCTTTTCTGATTTTTGGTCAGCAACAACTTTtttggtgaagcctgctccagccTTAATGAACTTTTATTGAAAGCAGCCCAAAAATGCCCTAAAATTAAACCTAATGATGAAGTTGTGCTGTTGAACCACCCCTTGAGTGCACTTACTAACAGCCATGTTTGTTCATGCAGTAACGCGGAACAAGCGTATCGACCTGCAGAAGAAACAGACCCAGCGCAGTGTGTTCCGCTGTAACGTACTGGGAGCGCACGGCAGCGGCAAAAGTGGCTTTTTACAGGCGTTCCTGGAAAGGAACCTCGCGGTGAGCACACGTTCACACGATTAGTCTTGGGCTGCTCAGGCAATGATGATGCTCTAATTGCTTCAGCAAATGTTTGAGTTGGACATCAGACTATTCTTTTGTACTTGTTTGCACCAGCATGCCTTCTCACTGTGTACGAAAAAATGACAAATAATTGGTACTTTCTAACAGTACTTTAAACTTTTCTCTGGGAAATCATTAATTATGCGAAGTAGTGTCAGTGTGAATTTGATCATCTGACTTGCTGTTGTGTTTCCTTCTGCAGCGGCAGCTGAAGATAAGGGAGGACCACAAGTCCTACTACGCCATTAACACCACCTACGTCTACGGTCAGGAGAAGTACCTGTTGGTAAGCTCTCATCTCTTTATGAATGCTGTAGATGTGGCAATAGTGTGAGAGATAATCACTGACGAGATGTGGTCCTGctccctttatctctcctctcctctcctattcttctCATaatctactcctcttctctcctctctattcctcttctcctcttctctcatcctcttcctctgctctcatctcctctttactcctcttctctccatcctactcctctcctctcttctctactcttctccttttccctcctctccttgtctactcttctcctctcctctctactcttctcctctactctctactctactctcatctctcccccctctcctctccttctcttctcctctcctctccttctcttctcttctctcctctcctccctcctgtcctctcatctgttctcctctcccattcttctcttctcttctcctccctgcaGCTCCATGAGGTGGCTCCAGACATGGACTTCCTGTCCGATGCGGATCTGGCCTGTGATGTCGTCTGCCTCATCTATGATGTCAGCAACCCGCGCTCCTTTGAGTACTGTGCAAAGAGCTACAAAGTGAGTTCAATTCAACACCACTTCAGGAACGGAATACTGTTATAAACCGATTCAAAGCCTtgacaaccacagctaatgcccattacttaattggtaattggtaattaatgtaagCTTACTACAATGAATAGACAATCCACTAAAAATAGAAAATTACAACGTCTTTGATGTTTATACATGTGTGTTTCCGTGCAGCGCTACTTCATGGACAGCAAGACGCCGTGCATGATCATCGCGGCCAAGTCCGACCTGCACGAGGTGCGGCAGCAGTGCACGCTCTCCCCGCTAGACTTCTGCCGCAAGCACCGGCTGCACCCGCCACAGCCCTTCACCTGCAACAGCACCGAGGCGCCCGCTAAAGACATCTACACCAAACTCACCACCATGGCCATGTACCCGTAAGTACTCTACACACTCTGACTCACTGTGGCTCTTTCATACTTCATACTCTttcattcttctccttttcttttcttttccgtcTGTGTCTCATCTTCAATCTGTGATCGGTGAGTCGTTTGTGGtgttctctcctccttctgtctcGTTGTCTGGTCTCTGGCTGTCTTTTCTATTCACCATATCTTTTTATTTGTTAGTCGTGTGTTGTGTACTCTTACTcccactcctctttctcttctagCTGCTGTCTTCTGTTTTTGTCCTCTCAATCTCTGGTGTCTTGTCTGACCATCCCTCTTTTTGTGAAGTGTCTTCCGTTCTTCCTGACTGATCACTGTCCTTGTTCTGCCGTTGCATTAAGTCTTTCTGTTGGCTCCAGAGGGCTTTGTGTTGAGCTGAAGCCTCTAGGTTGACGGCGAGGGCCCTCATTTAAAGCTT encodes:
- the rhot1a gene encoding mitochondrial Rho GTPase 1-A isoform X2; translation: MRKDVRILLVGEPKVGKTSLIMSLVSEEFPDEVPRRAEEITIPADVTPERVPTHIVDYSEAEQSEEELYQEITKANVICIVYSVNNKKSIEKVTSHWIPLINDRTDKDSRVPLILVGNKSDLVEHSSMETILPIMNQYSDIETCVECSAKNLKNISELFYYAQKAVLHPTGPLYCPEDKEMKPSCIKALTRIFKVSDLDNDGILNDNELNFFQRTCFNIPLAAQALEDVKNVVRKNITEGVKDNGLTLKGFLFLHTLFIQRGRHETTWTVLRRFGYDDDLELTQEYLFPLLKIPPDCTTELNHNAYLFLQGVFDKHDKDRDCALSPDELKDLFKVFPYMPWGPDVNNTVCTNEQGWITYQGYLSQWTLTTYLDVQRCLEYMGYLGYSIISEQESQAAAITVTRNKRIDLQKKQTQRSVFRCNVLGAHGSGKSGFLQAFLERNLARQLKIREDHKSYYAINTTYVYGQEKYLLLHEVAPDMDFLSDADLACDVVCLIYDVSNPRSFEYCAKSYKRYFMDSKTPCMIIAAKSDLHEVRQQCTLSPLDFCRKHRLHPPQPFTCNSTEAPAKDIYTKLTTMAMYPHMTQADLKNSTFWLRASLGATVFAVLGFAMYKAILKQR
- the rhot1a gene encoding mitochondrial Rho GTPase 1-A isoform X1: MRKDVRILLVGEPKVGKTSLIMSLVSEEFPDEVPRRAEEITIPADVTPERVPTHIVDYSEAEQSEEELYQEITKANVICIVYSVNNKKSIEKVTSHWIPLINDRTDKDSRVPLILVGNKSDLVEHSSMETILPIMNQYSDIETCVECSAKNLKNISELFYYAQKAVLHPTGPLYCPEDKEMKPSCIKALTRIFKVSDLDNDGILNDNELNFFQRTCFNIPLAAQALEDVKNVVRKNITEGVKDNGLTLKGFLFLHTLFIQRGRHETTWTVLRRFGYDDDLELTQEYLFPLLKIPPDCTTELNHNAYLFLQGVFDKHDKDRDCALSPDELKDLFKVFPYMPWGPDVNNTVCTNEQGWITYQGYLSQWTLTTYLDVQRCLEYMGYLGYSIISEQESQAAAITVTRNKRIDLQKKQTQRSVFRCNVLGAHGSGKSGFLQAFLERNLARQLKIREDHKSYYAINTTYVYGQEKYLLLHEVAPDMDFLSDADLACDVVCLIYDVSNPRSFEYCAKSYKRYFMDSKTPCMIIAAKSDLHEVRQQCTLSPLDFCRKHRLHPPQPFTCNSTEAPAKDIYTKLTTMAMYPSTRHALSWPWSSKLGLLLTKRSALLAREVSARETPHVSPRMCP